The region CCATGTAGCTGGCGTCAGGCGAGCGCAGGAAGCCGAAGCCGTCAGGCAACACTTCAAGGGCGCCGTCGCCGAAAATCTGTTCTCCCGATTTCGCGCGTTTCTTGAGGATCGCGAACATCAGTTCTTGTTTGCGCAGGCGCGCCGCGTTATCGATGTCCAGGCCAATTGCCATTTCAAGCAATGCGGAGACGTGTAACGCCTTTAATTCTGATAAGTGCATAAGAGTGTCCCGGGATGGGAATAGTAAAAGGTGGGGGAGGGAATTGCGTGGCGTGTTAAAGAGAAACTAACGAAGGAAACCAAAAAAGAACTGGCCTGCAGGTTGATTCAAGCTGCAGGCACGGGCGGCGATGCGAGCGCAGCGCCGCCGTGAATCTCAGATGTTGCTGTCGATGAACGAGGTCAGCTGGCCTTTTGCAAGAGCGCCGACTTTTTGCGCTGCTGCTGCGCCGTTCTTGAACAGGATCAGTGTCGGAATGCCGCGGATGCCGAACTTGGCCGGAATGGCCTGGTTCGCATCGACGTCCAGCTTGGCGATCTGCAGCTTGCCGTCGTATTCCTTGGCGACTTCTTCCAGGATCGGGGCGATTGCCTTGCAAGGACCGCACCATTCAGCCCAGAAGTCCACCAGGACAGGCTTGTCGGATTTCAGGACGTCTGCTTCAAAAGAGGCGTCGGAGATGTGTTTGATGTTTTCGCTCATGGTAGATCCTCGATCTGAGGGAATATATAAGTAAGTGGTCAAATAGCGCCGGGGGAACATACCAGTTGCTTGGCGTATGCCATCAACGCTTCCGGGGTTGCTTCATTGCGTAACATTGCTTAAAGCAGATGGAGTCGTTGTGCCCTGATTCAAGTTATTTTGAAGCGCGGCAACGGGTATTCGGCGGGGTACGGAGGCAATCATAACCCATTTTCAGAAAAAGTGTGCCTCGCCGCCGCCGATGGGCCGCCATCCGGCAAAGCCTGTTGCAGTGCGGTTGCCAAGGTTGGCAATTGACCCGGCCGGTCGCATACAATGCCGCAAAGACGTGCCGGGTCGATAGATTGCGGCAATCATTTCGATAAATATATTTTTCTCTCCGGCCCCTTTTAATGTTGCATTCGCCCCTGCTGATCAGCCCTTCCGTCGATTTCTGGCCACAGACCGCGGCCGCCTTGCTGGACGCGGATCACATGCTGGGCGCAGCGGCGAGGGCGGGGTCGCGCGACTTTTCCGGCTATCAGGTGGTGGTGCCGGCGTTTTCGCATGCGGTGCACTGGCGAACGGCGCTGGCCCAGGCGCTCCAGCGTCATGCGCCGCCGCAGGCCGGCTTCATCCCGCCGCGCATCAACACCATGGCTGGCTGGCTGGCCATGCAGCCGCCCCAGCCGCAGCAGGACGACAGCGAACGCCTGATGCAGCTGTACGCGCAATTGCGCCAGCACGGCTGGCTTAAGAAAATGTTTACGGCGCGCCGCAACACGGACCTGCTGCCGCTGGCGCAGACGCTGTTGTCGCTGTCGGATGAATTGACCCAGGCGTTGCTGCCGGCCATGGAGCGCGCTCCGGGCGACGCCGATGAACGCTGGCAAGCCGCGCTGGCGCAGCTGTCGCCGTCGGCGCGCAGCATGCTCTCGGACGAGGCGCAACTGGTCTGGTCGATCTGGCAGAGCCAGCTCGACGGCAACGACAAGACCGCACAGCGCTACGCGCGCATGCTGGCGCTGGCCCGGCCCGGCGCGCATGCGCCCCTGGCGCCCCTGATGTGGATCAGCCCGGTGGCTCCTGAACCGATGGAACTGGCCTTCCTCGAAGCCTACGGCGAACACGCCGAGGTCCAACCGGTGCAGATCGACTGGCG is a window of Herbaspirillum hiltneri N3 DNA encoding:
- the trxA gene encoding thioredoxin TrxA — encoded protein: MSENIKHISDASFEADVLKSDKPVLVDFWAEWCGPCKAIAPILEEVAKEYDGKLQIAKLDVDANQAIPAKFGIRGIPTLILFKNGAAAAQKVGALAKGQLTSFIDSNI